The DNA segment AAAACGATGGCAAGCGGTTCGGTTGACGGCACTATCAGATTGTGGGATACTGAAAACGGGCGGCAGCTTCGCGTTTTTGCCGGGCATACGGGTTATATCGAAGAGGTAGCCTTTTCACCCGATGGCCGCTTGCTGGCGTCGGCATCGTGGGACCTGACCGTGCGGCTGTGGGATGTCGCCAGTGGGGCGGAAGTAGCCCAACTGACCGGGCACACCGGCTGGGTCACCACCGTTGCCTTTTCGCCGGATGGCACAATGCTCGCTTCGGGCGCGGAAGACCAGGCGGCGCGGGTGTGGAAACTGGATATTTCCGCTCCCTAAACAGGAGGAGGTAACTATGTCACAGCTTGTCGGCAAAACTATCGGCGGGTACCGGATCATTAAACAAATTGGCCAGGGCGGGATGGCTACCGTTTTTAAGGCCTACCAGCCGGCGATGGATCGTTACGTGGCCTTTAAGGTGATGTCAACGTACCTGGCGCATGATTCCACGTTCATCAAACGCTTTGAACAGGAAGCAAAGGTCATCGCCAAACTGGAACACGCTCACATTTTGCCTGTTCACGATTACGGCGAGGCCGACGGGCAATTCTATCTGGTGATGCGCTTCATCGAAGCGGGCACGCTGAAAGACCGCCTCAAAGACGGCCCCCTGTCGCTGGCCGAAACGCGCCGGGTGGTCAACCAGATCGGTTCGGCGCTGGCATACACTCACCAATTGAACGTGATCCACCGCGATCTCAAACCCTCCAACGTGCTGATTGACGCGCAAGGCGATTGTTACCTGACCGACTTCGGCATTGCTAAAATGGCCCAAAGTTCGGCGGGGCTGACCGGCTCCGGCATTGTCGGCACGCCCCATTATATGTCGCCGGAACAGGGCGCTGCCAAAACCATTGACCGGCGCTCGGATATTTACGCCATGGGCGTGGTCATTTACGAACTGCTTACCGGGCAGGTTCCTTTTGACGCCGAAACACCCGTGGCCGTATTGATGAAGCACATCACCGAGCCACTGCCCCTGCCGCACAGCCTGCGCCCCGACCTGCCGGAAGCGGTTGAGCGGGTTCTGCTCAAGGCGCTGGCCAAAGAGCCAGCCGACCGCTACCAGACCATGCGCGAACTGGTCATTGCTTTTGACGATGCGGCGCAAACCGCCCCGGCCAAAATGCGCACCATCACCTCGGCGGGACCGCCGCCCAAGCCGCCCGCCTCACAACCGTTGTCCACGACAAAGCATAGCTTCCCCTGGCTCCCGGTTGTGGCCGGGCTGGCGTTAATGGGGCTGCTGATAGTGATCGGCGGGCTGGCGCTGGTTCCCGTGCTGGGGTTAATGGGCAGCCAGACTCCACCGGCAGCAGTGATTGAAACCGCGCTTTCCCCAGCAACGGCCACGCCTTCACCGGAAGTCACGATTCCAGTCGAAACAAACGTGGAGGCAGACGTGATTGCGCCGGTGGAAACTCCCCCACCGACAAACACGCTTCTCCCCGCGCCGGCTTCCTCCGCCACCCCTACCGAACCCTCCCCGCCAACTGCTACGTCCCGCCCCCAACCAACACCCACGCCGGTCCCCCTCGCGGTGCAGGTTGAACCGCTGGCCCAAATTGATTCCTCGGCCCAACGGGTCGCGTGGTCGCCGGACGGCAGCCTGCTGGCGGTGGCCTCCCGCGGCCTGCGCCTGTACAGCTCCGGTGATTTCACGGAGCGGCTGGCCCTGGCCAGTTCCGATTCGGTTCTGGATGTGGCCTTTTTGCCGGACGGGCAACGGGCGGCGCTGTTGGGCACGGCAGACAAGAACATTACCCTGTGGACGCTGGACGGCGGCAAACTCCATTCGTTTCCCGGCAGCGAACGGGCCGAGCGGATTGCCTTTTCACCGGATGGCCGCCTGCTGGCCGCTACCGTCGGCGGCGCGGTAAAGGTGTGGGATGTGGACAGCGGCGAGGAACTACGCACCATCCCCGCCGGCAGTTCTGCCGGGCCGGTGGCCTTTTCACCCGATGGGAAATTGTTGGCGGCCATGGCGGGGGGAGCCGGAATGGAGATCAAGGTGTGGGAGACTGCCGACTGGATGGAACAGTACACCCTCAGCGGGCATAGCAATTGGATCAGAAGCATCGTCTTTGCCCCAAACGGGAAAACGATGGCAAGCGGTTCGGTTGACGGCACGGTCAGGCTGTGGGATATGGCCGCCGGGCGGCAGCTTCGCGTTTTTTCCGGGCATACGGGCCATGTTGAAGAGGTAGCTTTTTCGCCCGATGGCCGCCTGTTGGCCTCGGCTTCGTGGGACCTGACGGTGCGGTTGTGGGATGTCGCCAGTGGGGCGGAAGTGGCCCAACTGACCGGGCATACCGGCTGGATCACCACCGTCGCCTTTTCGCCGGATGGGACGATGCTGGCTTCGGGCGCCAACGATCAGGCAGTGCGGGTGTGGCGGGTTGAGGTTCGTTGAAACAACAAGAGCGGAGCCCACCCCCAACAACCCCGTCTGGTTACGATATATGCCTTGAACCGGTCTGTCGATTTTTAACACAGGTGTATTTATTACATTAGGAGAGGAGTATTCTGATGAAGATTACAGCATTTTTCCGCCGCCATATTTCAATCTTGATCGTTTCTGTCCTTGTATTGGCTTCGCTTGCTTGCAGTTTGACTGCGGGCGAAACTCCGATAACGGAGTCTCCCCAGGTGGCTTCTGCCACGACAATTCCTGCCCGGTCGGAGCCTGTGCCTCCCGGCGAGGGAGGTGACCTGATGGCATTTACTTCCGGGGGTGACATCTATGTAATGCCGGTAGGGGGAGCAGACTTTCAACCTTTAACGGGCAGCCTCATTATGATGACACTAGAGGGTGAGCAGGGTGTTCGTCTCCTGACAGACAACGACGGTGACTTGCGCTGGGATCCCGCCTGGTCACCGGACGGCAGCCAGATAGCCTTTGTGTCCGAAAGTGATAATGGTGACGGCTACGAAATCTACATTGTAGAGGCGGATGGCAGCAACCTTCGCCGCCTGACCCACGAGAATCACTACAATTCGTCTCCGGCCTGGTCGCCGGACGGCAGCCAGATCGCTTTTGTAGATGACATTACCATTTATGTTATGGAAGCCGATGGAAGCGACATTCGTCGCTTGACCCACGTAAACTGGAATGGTGATCCAACCTGGTCGCCGGACGGCAGCCAAATAGCCTTTGTGTCAGATCGCGACGATGGTGGCTACGAAATCTATGTGATGGATGCGGCAGATGGGAATAATGTTTATCGCTTGACAGAAAACGATATCTGGGAAAAGAACCTCGCCTGGTCGCCGGATGGCAGCCG comes from the Anaerolineae bacterium genome and includes:
- a CDS encoding PD40 domain-containing protein, translated to KTMASGSVDGTIRLWDTENGRQLRVFAGHTGYIEEVAFSPDGRLLASASWDLTVRLWDVASGAEVAQLTGHTGWVTTVAFSPDGTMLASGAEDQAARVWKLDISAP
- a CDS encoding protein kinase, whose amino-acid sequence is MSQLVGKTIGGYRIIKQIGQGGMATVFKAYQPAMDRYVAFKVMSTYLAHDSTFIKRFEQEAKVIAKLEHAHILPVHDYGEADGQFYLVMRFIEAGTLKDRLKDGPLSLAETRRVVNQIGSALAYTHQLNVIHRDLKPSNVLIDAQGDCYLTDFGIAKMAQSSAGLTGSGIVGTPHYMSPEQGAAKTIDRRSDIYAMGVVIYELLTGQVPFDAETPVAVLMKHITEPLPLPHSLRPDLPEAVERVLLKALAKEPADRYQTMRELVIAFDDAAQTAPAKMRTITSAGPPPKPPASQPLSTTKHSFPWLPVVAGLALMGLLIVIGGLALVPVLGLMGSQTPPAAVIETALSPATATPSPEVTIPVETNVEADVIAPVETPPPTNTLLPAPASSATPTEPSPPTATSRPQPTPTPVPLAVQVEPLAQIDSSAQRVAWSPDGSLLAVASRGLRLYSSGDFTERLALASSDSVLDVAFLPDGQRAALLGTADKNITLWTLDGGKLHSFPGSERAERIAFSPDGRLLAATVGGAVKVWDVDSGEELRTIPAGSSAGPVAFSPDGKLLAAMAGGAGMEIKVWETADWMEQYTLSGHSNWIRSIVFAPNGKTMASGSVDGTVRLWDMAAGRQLRVFSGHTGHVEEVAFSPDGRLLASASWDLTVRLWDVASGAEVAQLTGHTGWITTVAFSPDGTMLASGANDQAVRVWRVEVR